The Schistocerca americana isolate TAMUIC-IGC-003095 chromosome 5, iqSchAmer2.1, whole genome shotgun sequence genome includes a window with the following:
- the LOC124615938 gene encoding uncharacterized protein LOC124615938, which translates to MLTRVATPAALVLLCAVAAAAAAAAAVPSKDSNPELAACRAGDEEACARAAAHAFSEVLGFRQVGAAEESGRGVTGWLRSHELHTDLLGTRLVVSARNLDEGRLDLSLSLDDDDDDADDDSDDANTEEEGRSKINKIKKKIKKKLKKGKLRKLLVPIAILVLVKALTVAPLLLGVLGLKAWNALQLGFGSFVLSLGLAVWQLCQKLSSDQPVAPAITVAAAPVAAPASHGWDARSLAYRAYQPTRR; encoded by the exons ATGCTCACTCGCGTCGCGACGCCGGCCGCACTCGTGCTGCTCTGCGCAGTCgccgccgcggcggcggcggcagcagccgtCCCCTCCAAGGACTCGAACCCGGAGCTCGCCGCCTGCAGGGCCGGCGACGAGGAGGCGTGCGCCCGCGCCGCAGCGCACGCGTTCTCAGAGGTGCTCGGCTTCCGCCAG GTGGGGGCTGCCGAGGAGTCTGGCCGCGGGGTGACCGGCTGGCTGCGGTCGCACGAGCTGCACACCGACCTGCTGGGCACGCGGCTCGTCGTCTCGGCGAGGAACCTCGATGAGGGCCGCCTCGACCTCAGCCTCAGCctcgacgacgatgacgacgacgccGACGACGACAGCGACGACGCCAACACCGAGGAGGAAG GCCGCAGCAAGATCAACAAGATCAAGAAGAAGATCAAGAAGAAGCTGAAGAAGGGCAAGCTGCGCAAGCTGCTGGTGCCGATCGCGATCCTGGTGCTGGTCAAGGCGCTGACGGTGGCGCCGCTGCTGCTCGGCGTGCTCGGCCTCAAGGCGTGGAACGCGCTCCAGCTGGGCTTCGGCTCGTTCGTGCTGTCGCTGGGGCTCGCCGTGTGGCAGCTCTGCCAGAAGCTGTCCTCCGACCAGCCGGTCGCCCCCGCCATCACGGTCGCCGCCGCCCCCGTCGCCGCCCCCGCCTCCCACGGCTGGGACGCGCGCTCGCTCGCCTACCGCGCCTACCAACCCACCAGGCGCTGA